The Coregonus clupeaformis isolate EN_2021a chromosome 8, ASM2061545v1, whole genome shotgun sequence genome has a segment encoding these proteins:
- the LOC121571442 gene encoding eomesodermin isoform X3: MMGEGEGNAFTGTKAAPDGRKGSPVLGEDDQSTGRRYNIDELGTDRYFISSSQTSSDVANQCSLFPYAGQTGTVYSGANGSRYSSLHYGSVLPPTGFSSSVCPSRSQFGSSYQFAQGPGCLYPSYPGTGSGIGSMALPGSTPGTRAQVYLCNRPLWLKFHRFQTEMIITKQGRRMFPFLSFNITGLNLTAHYNVFVEVVLADPNHWRFQGGKWVTCGKADNNMQGNKMYVHPESPNTGAHWMRQEISFGKLKLTNNKGANNNNTQMIVLQSLHKYQPRLHIVEVTEEGVEDIGSDAKTQTFTFPENQFIAVTAYQNTDITQLKIDHNPFAKGFRDNYDSMYTAPEGDRLTPSPTASPRAHQIVPGARYAMQPFFQDQFVNNLPQNRFYTGERAVPQTNSLLSPQAEDAGASSAQRWFVTPVQQTGSNKLDLSYDQDYSASSLLSYGIKPLPLQTSHALSYYPDSAFTSMAAGWGTRSTYQRKMTTGLPWSPRPSPPAFTDDQLAVSKDKLPEESTAASTWIEMSHSLKSVDSTDSGVYSMVCKRRRMSPGGSSTENSPTIKCENLTTSEEFNKDNPKGMGYYAFYTSP; encoded by the exons ATGATGGGTGAGGGAGAGGGCAACGCCTTCACCGGGACTAAAGCTGCCCCAGACGGAAGAAAAGGCTCACCAGTCCTCGGTGAGGATGACCAATCCACTGGCCGGCGGTACAACATAGATGAACTTGGCACTGACAGATACTTTATATCCTCCTCACAGACGAGCTCCGATGTGGCAAATCAGTGTTCCCTCTTTCCATACGCAGGACAAACTGGGACAGTGTACAGCGGGGCAAATGGATCCAGGTATTCCTCCCTTCATTACGGATCGGTCCTGCCACCGACAGGGTTTTCATCCTCCGTGTGCCCTAGCCGGAGTCAGTTTGGCAGTAGCTACCAGTTCGCCCAGGGTCCAGGTTGCCTGTACCCCTCCTATCCGGGAACGGGTTCAGGTATTGGTTCCATGGCTCTCCCGGGGTCCACACCGGGAACGAGGGCTCAAGTTTATCTCTGCAACCGGCCCCTATGGCTCAAGTTTCACCGATTCCAGACCGAGATGATCATCACGAAACAGGGCAG GCGGATGTTTCCATTTCTCAGTTTCAACATCACTGGACTTAACTTGACCGCGCATTACAACGTGTTTGTTGAGGTCGTGTTGGCCGATCCAAATCACTGGCGATTTCAAGGAGGAAAGTGGGTTACTTGTGGGAAAGCAGACAACAACATGCAAG GTAACAAGATGTATGTTCATCCTGAATCCCCAAACACTGGTGCTCACTGGATGAGGCAAGAGATCTCCTTCGGCAAACTGAAGCTGACCAACAACAAGGGGGCAAATAATAACAACACACAG ATGATTGTCTTGCAGTCTCTGCACAAATACCAGCCTCGGCTGCACATCGTGGAGGTCACAGAAGAGGGAGTGGAGGACATAGGCAGTGACGCCAAGACACAGACCTTTACCTTTCCAGAGAACCAGTTCATTGCAGTCACTGCCTACCAGAACACAGAT ATCACACAGCTTAAAATCGACCACAACCCCTTTGCTAAAGGCTTCAGAGACAACTATGACTC GATGTACACAGCCCCAGAGGGTGACAGGCTGACCCCCTCCCCGACAGCCTCCCCTCGCGCTCACCAGATTGTGCCGGGTGCCCGCTATGCCATGCAGCCCTTCTTCCAGGACCAGTTTGTCAACAACCTGCCCCAGAACCGCTTCTACACCGGGGAGCGGGCCGTGCCCCAGACCAACAGTCTCCTTTCCCCCCAGGCTGAGGATGCTGGGGCCAGCTCGGCTCAGCGTTGGTTCGTCACCCCGGTCCAGCAGACGGGCTCCAACAAGCTGGACCTATCCTACGACCAGGACTACTCAGCCAGCAGTCTACTGTCCTACGGCATCAAGCCCCTGCCCCTCCAGACCTCACACGCCCTCAGCTACTACCCCGACTCGGCCTTCACCTCAATGGCGGCCGGCTGGGGCACCAGAAGCACTTACCAGAGGAAGATGACCACAGGCTTGCCCTGGTCCCCTCGGCCCAGCCCCCCAGCCTTCACAGACGACCAACTGGCTGTTAGCAAAGACAAGCTGCCCGAGGAGAGCACCGCAGCATCCACTTGGATCGAGATGTCCCACTCGCTGAAATCTGTGGACTCTACCGATTCGGGCGTGTACTCCATGGTCTGCAAGAGACGCCGGATGTCACCTGGTGGGTCGAGCACTGAGAACTCCCCCACCATCAAGTGTGAGAACTTGACCACATCGGAAGAGTTCAACAAAGACAACCCCAAAGGCATGGGATACTATGCCTTTTACACAAGCCCCTAA
- the LOC121571442 gene encoding eomesodermin isoform X2 — protein sequence MQLENILPSASTINLPNTFYNLSSSDSANNSPGPSQIEYQEVDRTESEPSNGPNKYLSGVGNAMMGEGEGNAFTGTKAAPDGRKGSPVLGQTGTVYSGANGSRYSSLHYGSVLPPTGFSSSVCPSRSQFGSSYQFAQGPGCLYPSYPGTGSGIGSMALPGSTPGTRAQVYLCNRPLWLKFHRFQTEMIITKQGRRMFPFLSFNITGLNLTAHYNVFVEVVLADPNHWRFQGGKWVTCGKADNNMQGNKMYVHPESPNTGAHWMRQEISFGKLKLTNNKGANNNNTQMIVLQSLHKYQPRLHIVEVTEEGVEDIGSDAKTQTFTFPENQFIAVTAYQNTDITQLKIDHNPFAKGFRDNYDSMYTAPEGDRLTPSPTASPRAHQIVPGARYAMQPFFQDQFVNNLPQNRFYTGERAVPQTNSLLSPQAEDAGASSAQRWFVTPVQQTGSNKLDLSYDQDYSASSLLSYGIKPLPLQTSHALSYYPDSAFTSMAAGWGTRSTYQRKMTTGLPWSPRPSPPAFTDDQLAVSKDKLPEESTAASTWIEMSHSLKSVDSTDSGVYSMVCKRRRMSPGGSSTENSPTIKCENLTTSEEFNKDNPKGMGYYAFYTSP from the exons ATGCAGCTAGAGAATATTCTTCCCAGCGCATCAACCATCAATTTACCCAATACTTTTTATAACCTCTCGTCATCAGATAGTGCAAATAATAGCCCGGGGCCATCGCAGATCGAATATCAAGAAGTTGACCGGACGGAATCCGAACCAAGTAACGGTCCCAATAAATATTTGAGCGGAGTGGGGAACGCCATGATGGGTGAGGGAGAGGGCAACGCCTTCACCGGGACTAAAGCTGCCCCAGACGGAAGAAAAGGCTCACCAGTCCTCG GACAAACTGGGACAGTGTACAGCGGGGCAAATGGATCCAGGTATTCCTCCCTTCATTACGGATCGGTCCTGCCACCGACAGGGTTTTCATCCTCCGTGTGCCCTAGCCGGAGTCAGTTTGGCAGTAGCTACCAGTTCGCCCAGGGTCCAGGTTGCCTGTACCCCTCCTATCCGGGAACGGGTTCAGGTATTGGTTCCATGGCTCTCCCGGGGTCCACACCGGGAACGAGGGCTCAAGTTTATCTCTGCAACCGGCCCCTATGGCTCAAGTTTCACCGATTCCAGACCGAGATGATCATCACGAAACAGGGCAG GCGGATGTTTCCATTTCTCAGTTTCAACATCACTGGACTTAACTTGACCGCGCATTACAACGTGTTTGTTGAGGTCGTGTTGGCCGATCCAAATCACTGGCGATTTCAAGGAGGAAAGTGGGTTACTTGTGGGAAAGCAGACAACAACATGCAAG GTAACAAGATGTATGTTCATCCTGAATCCCCAAACACTGGTGCTCACTGGATGAGGCAAGAGATCTCCTTCGGCAAACTGAAGCTGACCAACAACAAGGGGGCAAATAATAACAACACACAG ATGATTGTCTTGCAGTCTCTGCACAAATACCAGCCTCGGCTGCACATCGTGGAGGTCACAGAAGAGGGAGTGGAGGACATAGGCAGTGACGCCAAGACACAGACCTTTACCTTTCCAGAGAACCAGTTCATTGCAGTCACTGCCTACCAGAACACAGAT ATCACACAGCTTAAAATCGACCACAACCCCTTTGCTAAAGGCTTCAGAGACAACTATGACTC GATGTACACAGCCCCAGAGGGTGACAGGCTGACCCCCTCCCCGACAGCCTCCCCTCGCGCTCACCAGATTGTGCCGGGTGCCCGCTATGCCATGCAGCCCTTCTTCCAGGACCAGTTTGTCAACAACCTGCCCCAGAACCGCTTCTACACCGGGGAGCGGGCCGTGCCCCAGACCAACAGTCTCCTTTCCCCCCAGGCTGAGGATGCTGGGGCCAGCTCGGCTCAGCGTTGGTTCGTCACCCCGGTCCAGCAGACGGGCTCCAACAAGCTGGACCTATCCTACGACCAGGACTACTCAGCCAGCAGTCTACTGTCCTACGGCATCAAGCCCCTGCCCCTCCAGACCTCACACGCCCTCAGCTACTACCCCGACTCGGCCTTCACCTCAATGGCGGCCGGCTGGGGCACCAGAAGCACTTACCAGAGGAAGATGACCACAGGCTTGCCCTGGTCCCCTCGGCCCAGCCCCCCAGCCTTCACAGACGACCAACTGGCTGTTAGCAAAGACAAGCTGCCCGAGGAGAGCACCGCAGCATCCACTTGGATCGAGATGTCCCACTCGCTGAAATCTGTGGACTCTACCGATTCGGGCGTGTACTCCATGGTCTGCAAGAGACGCCGGATGTCACCTGGTGGGTCGAGCACTGAGAACTCCCCCACCATCAAGTGTGAGAACTTGACCACATCGGAAGAGTTCAACAAAGACAACCCCAAAGGCATGGGATACTATGCCTTTTACACAAGCCCCTAA
- the LOC121571442 gene encoding eomesodermin isoform X1, translated as MQLENILPSASTINLPNTFYNLSSSDSANNSPGPSQIEYQEVDRTESEPSNGPNKYLSGVGNAMMGEGEGNAFTGTKAAPDGRKGSPVLGEDDQSTGRRYNIDELGTDRYFISSSQTSSDVANQCSLFPYAGQTGTVYSGANGSRYSSLHYGSVLPPTGFSSSVCPSRSQFGSSYQFAQGPGCLYPSYPGTGSGIGSMALPGSTPGTRAQVYLCNRPLWLKFHRFQTEMIITKQGRRMFPFLSFNITGLNLTAHYNVFVEVVLADPNHWRFQGGKWVTCGKADNNMQGNKMYVHPESPNTGAHWMRQEISFGKLKLTNNKGANNNNTQMIVLQSLHKYQPRLHIVEVTEEGVEDIGSDAKTQTFTFPENQFIAVTAYQNTDITQLKIDHNPFAKGFRDNYDSMYTAPEGDRLTPSPTASPRAHQIVPGARYAMQPFFQDQFVNNLPQNRFYTGERAVPQTNSLLSPQAEDAGASSAQRWFVTPVQQTGSNKLDLSYDQDYSASSLLSYGIKPLPLQTSHALSYYPDSAFTSMAAGWGTRSTYQRKMTTGLPWSPRPSPPAFTDDQLAVSKDKLPEESTAASTWIEMSHSLKSVDSTDSGVYSMVCKRRRMSPGGSSTENSPTIKCENLTTSEEFNKDNPKGMGYYAFYTSP; from the exons ATGCAGCTAGAGAATATTCTTCCCAGCGCATCAACCATCAATTTACCCAATACTTTTTATAACCTCTCGTCATCAGATAGTGCAAATAATAGCCCGGGGCCATCGCAGATCGAATATCAAGAAGTTGACCGGACGGAATCCGAACCAAGTAACGGTCCCAATAAATATTTGAGCGGAGTGGGGAACGCCATGATGGGTGAGGGAGAGGGCAACGCCTTCACCGGGACTAAAGCTGCCCCAGACGGAAGAAAAGGCTCACCAGTCCTCGGTGAGGATGACCAATCCACTGGCCGGCGGTACAACATAGATGAACTTGGCACTGACAGATACTTTATATCCTCCTCACAGACGAGCTCCGATGTGGCAAATCAGTGTTCCCTCTTTCCATACGCAGGACAAACTGGGACAGTGTACAGCGGGGCAAATGGATCCAGGTATTCCTCCCTTCATTACGGATCGGTCCTGCCACCGACAGGGTTTTCATCCTCCGTGTGCCCTAGCCGGAGTCAGTTTGGCAGTAGCTACCAGTTCGCCCAGGGTCCAGGTTGCCTGTACCCCTCCTATCCGGGAACGGGTTCAGGTATTGGTTCCATGGCTCTCCCGGGGTCCACACCGGGAACGAGGGCTCAAGTTTATCTCTGCAACCGGCCCCTATGGCTCAAGTTTCACCGATTCCAGACCGAGATGATCATCACGAAACAGGGCAG GCGGATGTTTCCATTTCTCAGTTTCAACATCACTGGACTTAACTTGACCGCGCATTACAACGTGTTTGTTGAGGTCGTGTTGGCCGATCCAAATCACTGGCGATTTCAAGGAGGAAAGTGGGTTACTTGTGGGAAAGCAGACAACAACATGCAAG GTAACAAGATGTATGTTCATCCTGAATCCCCAAACACTGGTGCTCACTGGATGAGGCAAGAGATCTCCTTCGGCAAACTGAAGCTGACCAACAACAAGGGGGCAAATAATAACAACACACAG ATGATTGTCTTGCAGTCTCTGCACAAATACCAGCCTCGGCTGCACATCGTGGAGGTCACAGAAGAGGGAGTGGAGGACATAGGCAGTGACGCCAAGACACAGACCTTTACCTTTCCAGAGAACCAGTTCATTGCAGTCACTGCCTACCAGAACACAGAT ATCACACAGCTTAAAATCGACCACAACCCCTTTGCTAAAGGCTTCAGAGACAACTATGACTC GATGTACACAGCCCCAGAGGGTGACAGGCTGACCCCCTCCCCGACAGCCTCCCCTCGCGCTCACCAGATTGTGCCGGGTGCCCGCTATGCCATGCAGCCCTTCTTCCAGGACCAGTTTGTCAACAACCTGCCCCAGAACCGCTTCTACACCGGGGAGCGGGCCGTGCCCCAGACCAACAGTCTCCTTTCCCCCCAGGCTGAGGATGCTGGGGCCAGCTCGGCTCAGCGTTGGTTCGTCACCCCGGTCCAGCAGACGGGCTCCAACAAGCTGGACCTATCCTACGACCAGGACTACTCAGCCAGCAGTCTACTGTCCTACGGCATCAAGCCCCTGCCCCTCCAGACCTCACACGCCCTCAGCTACTACCCCGACTCGGCCTTCACCTCAATGGCGGCCGGCTGGGGCACCAGAAGCACTTACCAGAGGAAGATGACCACAGGCTTGCCCTGGTCCCCTCGGCCCAGCCCCCCAGCCTTCACAGACGACCAACTGGCTGTTAGCAAAGACAAGCTGCCCGAGGAGAGCACCGCAGCATCCACTTGGATCGAGATGTCCCACTCGCTGAAATCTGTGGACTCTACCGATTCGGGCGTGTACTCCATGGTCTGCAAGAGACGCCGGATGTCACCTGGTGGGTCGAGCACTGAGAACTCCCCCACCATCAAGTGTGAGAACTTGACCACATCGGAAGAGTTCAACAAAGACAACCCCAAAGGCATGGGATACTATGCCTTTTACACAAGCCCCTAA